A section of the Candidatus Acidiferrales bacterium genome encodes:
- a CDS encoding nitroreductase family protein, translated as MFHYNIERTCYLIKPDTKNSVSFFAVAESRRTRREFRRIPIEDLSALLWYTLKTRSTLTLQNGYMWQHRPTPSAGGRHPIDVLIYDHGNNQRTFELYDPIAHSLNLIHFPNPHPAEKLIEKIGNMIELQEATIILFAAQFGKTLTHYKNGESLVWRDSGALLATFGMMAEALSLNCCGIGITGEPYLSGALASGGLVTGVGGCLVGKRT; from the coding sequence GTGTTTCACTACAATATTGAAAGAACTTGTTATCTCATTAAACCGGACACCAAAAACTCGGTTTCATTTTTTGCAGTCGCTGAATCTAGAAGAACAAGAAGAGAATTTAGACGAATTCCAATTGAGGATTTGTCGGCTCTTCTTTGGTATACTTTAAAGACTAGATCTACTCTGACTCTGCAAAATGGATATATGTGGCAACATAGACCTACGCCATCAGCTGGCGGTAGGCACCCGATTGACGTATTGATCTATGACCATGGAAATAATCAAAGAACTTTCGAGCTTTATGATCCAATTGCACACTCCCTGAATCTTATTCATTTCCCCAACCCACATCCTGCAGAAAAACTGATTGAAAAGATTGGCAATATGATTGAATTGCAAGAGGCTACAATCATTTTATTTGCTGCTCAATTTGGTAAAACGCTGACTCATTATAAAAACGGTGAGAGTTTGGTTTGGCGTGACTCCGGTGCGTTATTAGCAACATTTGGAATGATGGCTGAAGCTTTGAGTTTGAATTGCTGTGGCATAGGAATCACGGGTGAACCTTACCTTTCAGGGGCTCTCGCTTCCGGCGGTTTAGTAACGGGGGTCGGGGGATGTTTGGTGGGCAAGCGAACCTAG
- a CDS encoding 7-cyano-7-deazaguanine synthase — MRTGVLLSGGIDSTSLAFWKHPDVAITVDYGQLPAQGEIRAATKIARILKIKHEIIQVDCHTLGSGDMAGRSPNRVAPVPEWWPYRNQLLITLAGMRAIALNINLLMIGSVKRDGVHVDGRRQFFRRVNQLMKMQEGKIKIESPAIALDSVELVQKSKITFDVLAWTHSCHVSDYACGNCRGCFKHQFVMKKLGYEIY; from the coding sequence ATGAGAACAGGAGTACTTCTTTCTGGAGGAATCGATTCAACGAGTCTGGCCTTCTGGAAACATCCTGACGTGGCAATCACAGTGGACTATGGGCAATTACCGGCACAGGGCGAAATTCGGGCAGCTACCAAAATCGCTCGAATTCTGAAAATCAAACATGAGATCATACAGGTCGATTGCCATACGTTAGGTTCAGGAGACATGGCTGGTCGATCACCCAACCGAGTTGCTCCAGTTCCAGAATGGTGGCCCTACCGAAACCAGTTATTAATAACTCTTGCTGGCATGCGAGCCATCGCCCTTAACATTAATCTTCTAATGATCGGATCAGTTAAGAGGGATGGAGTCCATGTAGATGGGAGAAGACAATTCTTCCGAAGAGTCAATCAACTAATGAAAATGCAAGAGGGGAAAATAAAAATTGAGTCTCCCGCAATTGCTCTAGATTCAGTAGAGCTTGTACAAAAGTCCAAGATTACCTTTGACGTCTTAGCTTGGACACATTCCTGTCATGTATCTGATTATGCCTGTGGAAATTGTCGTGGCTGCTTCAAACATCAATTCGTCATGAAGAAACTGGGGTATGAGATTTATTAA
- a CDS encoding PfkB family carbohydrate kinase codes for MLEIAGGTYLEYCSEPQWSQLYGSGLRAAAALSRLSKEIVLHTYISKQDKRSLEVTANTFGFDVLSKGILRTVSFSYRHGLSEPEIDRGIGPTDKLEPHRIEAKNILRFGFMEQEAIVNGERVVYDPQSIQSPKEFRGNGSTAKHLAIVANLHEGSKLTGETDAVKIARTLISKQNAEVVIIKRGPFGAMVFTKRGVVSSIPPFKTDFVWPIGSGDVFAAVFAHYWTEKEINPVKASYLASQATAIYCNSQSLPIPSNFSSNFRFEPLNIGKKKLGKQTLGKKVYLAGPFFTMAQRWLMNEARIYLESLGFQVFSPFHDVGIGAAVDVVPLDIKAINKSDIVFTIAEGLDAGTMFEIGYARAKGIPVVIFVQNEKEENLKMPQGTKCLITDDFVTGIYKTFWFAVES; via the coding sequence ATGCTAGAGATTGCGGGCGGAACCTATTTGGAATATTGCTCTGAACCTCAGTGGTCCCAACTATACGGTTCTGGGCTACGTGCGGCTGCCGCTCTCTCTAGATTGTCCAAAGAGATTGTGCTTCATACATATATTTCGAAGCAGGACAAACGTTCTCTTGAAGTTACCGCGAACACCTTCGGCTTTGATGTCCTTAGTAAAGGGATTCTAAGAACTGTCTCCTTCAGCTATCGGCACGGACTTTCTGAGCCCGAAATAGATCGAGGTATTGGCCCAACAGACAAACTCGAACCTCATAGAATTGAAGCAAAAAACATTCTCCGTTTTGGTTTCATGGAACAGGAAGCGATCGTGAACGGAGAAAGGGTGGTCTATGACCCGCAGTCAATACAATCGCCGAAAGAATTCAGAGGGAATGGTTCGACAGCAAAACACCTTGCAATTGTTGCAAATTTGCATGAAGGCTCCAAGCTAACAGGTGAGACTGATGCGGTGAAGATTGCCCGAACACTCATATCAAAGCAAAACGCAGAAGTGGTTATCATCAAGCGAGGCCCATTTGGAGCCATGGTCTTCACAAAAAGGGGAGTCGTAAGCTCGATCCCACCATTTAAAACTGACTTTGTCTGGCCTATTGGTTCAGGAGACGTTTTTGCAGCGGTCTTTGCTCATTACTGGACAGAGAAAGAAATTAACCCAGTAAAAGCCAGTTACCTAGCTTCCCAGGCAACCGCAATTTATTGTAATTCACAAAGTTTACCTATTCCCTCTAATTTCAGTTCGAACTTTCGTTTTGAACCTTTAAACATTGGGAAGAAAAAATTGGGTAAACAAACACTTGGGAAGAAAGTCTATCTTGCCGGACCATTTTTCACAATGGCTCAACGTTGGTTGATGAACGAAGCTAGAATCTATTTGGAAAGTCTCGGATTCCAAGTTTTCTCTCCTTTTCACGATGTTGGTATCGGCGCAGCCGTTGACGTAGTTCCTTTAGATATCAAAGCAATAAACAAAAGCGATATCGTTTTTACTATCGCTGAAGGGCTCGATGCTGGCACAATGTTCGAGATAGGCTATGCAAGAGCAAAGGGTATTCCGGTAGTGATATTTGTTCAGAATGAGAAAGAAGAAAACCTGAAAATGCCCCAAGGAACAAAGTGCCTGATTACGGACGATTTTGTCACAGGTATTTATAAAACCTTCTGGTTCGCCGTCGAGTCATGA